In Clostridia bacterium, the DNA window AAGCTTACGGATGAATCCGAGAGAAATAATTATAAAAACGTATGGACGCTGTCGGAAATGATCGACGGCGCGGCGCATCCGGTGTCTTACGAGCTGCTCGGCGCGGCGCGCGCTCTCGCCGAAGCGAGAGGGTGCGAAGTCTGGGCCGTTGCGCTCGGGAACGCCGTCGCGGAAGAAACGGCCGCGGAGCTTATCGCCCGCGGCGCGGACAAGGTTATAGCTATTGAAGATCCGGCTCTCGCGGCGTTCAACGACGAACTGGAATGCAATATATTAGAGCGCCTCGTGCGCGAATACCGGCCGGAAATACTGCTCGGGGCAGCAACGACGCGCGGCCGCGCGCTTATTCCGCGCCTTGCGGGAGCGCTTTATACGGGACTTACGGCGGACTGCACGCAGCTTGAGATCGATCCCGAAACCGGCGATCTGCTTCAGACGCGCCCGGCGTTCGGCGGCAATATCATGGCGACGATCCGGAGCGGCGGCTTCCGTCCGCAGATGGCTACCGTGCGGCCGAAGGTGATGAAGGCGCTCCGGTCCGATCCTGACAGACGCGGTACGGTGCTGAGAGAAAACCTCGAAGAGTCGGATTTTCGCGGCGCGAAGGAAGTGCTTGAATCCGTCAAAACGTATGATAACGCCGTCAATATAAGCGACGCGCGCATAATAGTCGCCGGCGGGCGGGCGATGAACGGACCGGACGGCTTCAAGTTTCTGGAGCGCCTCGCGGAGAAGCTGGGCGGCGCCGTGGCGGCGAGCAGGGCAGCGGTTGACAACGGTTGGATCGCATATCCGCATCAGGTCGGTCAGACCGGGCAGACCGTTCAGGCCGATCTGTATATTGCCTGCGGCATCTCCGGCCAGATACAGCACCTCGTCGGTATACAATCCTGCAAAACCATAGTGGCGATCGACGTTGACGATACTACGCCGATGATGAAACTTGCCGATATAGCGATAAAAGGGGATCTGTTTGAGGTGGTCCCCGAAATAATAAATGAACTCGATAAAAGGAGAGCGGACAATGCTGATCATAGGTGAAAAATTAAACGGCGCCATCAAATCCGTCGCGGAGGCGATACGGAACCGCGACGCCGCGTTTATACGCGATCTGGCAACGAAGCAGCTTGAACGCAGAGCGGATTATATCGACGTATGTTCGGGAGTTCCGGACGGCGACGCGGACGTGCTCAAGTGGATGATAGAGCTGATCCAGGAGGATCATCCCGACGTGCGCTTCAGTCTTGACAGTCCGAACACGGATACGATCGTTTCGTGTATCCCTCTCTGCAAGAACCCGGGATTTATCAATTCGGTCTCGCTTGAGGGCGATAAGATAGACAAAATAGCCGGAGCTCTCGCCGGTCGGGACGACTGGAAAATAATCGCGCTGCTGCTTGATGAGACCGGTATGCCGGAGACCGTAGGGAAACGTATGGAGAATTTCGGCGGAATAGTGAAGAAAATCGAAGAATACAAGCTCGATATGGACCGCTTTTATTTCGATCCGCTCGTCTTCAGTATCGGAACTTCGCCGGACAGCTTCGTCAACTTCATCGGAACGGCCAAACTCATACGCGAACAGTACCCGAAGGCGCATATCGTCAGCGGCCTTTCCAACATATCCTTTGGGCTCCCGAGCCGCAAAACCATCAATCAGGCGTTTCTTGTGGGCGCGATGATGTCCGGCATGGACAGCGCGATCATTGACTCGCTGAGCCGTGATATGATGGGCGCGGTCTACGCCGCGGAGGCGCTTCTGGGCGTCGACGAATACTGCGTCGGATACCTCGACGCGTTCCGGGAAGATATGTTCGGGATTCAGAAGCAAGGGTAGAAATCATTTCGCTATGTGGATTATGAATGATTTGTATTCGATTGGGTTTGATGTCTTATAACAAACGAACAGCGCGGCAGGTGTCTGCCGCGCTATTCGCCTTTTATAAGGTAATCTATCGAAACGCCGAAGTAGTCGGAGAGTCTGAGGAGCGTCTGTATGTCAGGGGATCGTTTTCCGGTTTCGTAGTGCGAAAGCGCCTCGCGGCTGATGGAGAGATCCATCGCGACTTTGAGCTGGTTGAGCCCCTTTGCCTTGCGTATTTTCACAAGTCCGCGCAACGGATATCCATTTATTGCCATTCACGTCACCGCCAAAAAAAACTCTTGACATTAGTGTAACAATTTGTTACACTAATAATGTTACAATTTGTAACATTATAATATTTGGAGGGATAAGAATGGAAGAAACAAAAAAGGTTCAGGTTGCACCTGCTGATGAAGAGGCTGTAATAAGACTTTGGCAGGATTTTGGATGGAAGCTTTTCAGCAGTCAAGAAATTAAGAATACCGATTCACATCTCGAAAGAAAAGGCGATACGATTTACAATGTGACCACGACCGAAAACTATGTAAACCTGCTTTTTAAGCGCGAAACGAATATGGCAAATTACAGCACTATCAAAGAACTTGAAAACCAGTATCTTGCAGTTCCGGAGAATAGCGGTCCGTATTCCAGCGCACTTAAGAAATTTCTGATAGCTGTTGCTGCAATACTGATTCTTATAGGAATGCTCATAGTTATTGGAGGGGGAGGCGGATTCAGCGCTTTCTTCTTTGTTTTGGCTATTGGAGCGATAGTTGGTGTGTTTTTTAAAGCGAAAAGCGATAGAGCAATCAATGATTCCATCGCCTCGAATAATGAGCAAAAAGATGCCCAAAGAGCAGCTCTGCGTCGACAGGCTAAGGAACTTATCTGTTGAATGATATAAACTAATAATTCTTTAGTAATAAACGAATAGCACGGCAGTCGCTGCCGTGCTATTCGTTTATTATTTGTCTACTATTCCTTATCATATCCCGTCAGGTGCAGGGCGCGGGAGGTGACTGCGGCGGTGGCGAGGCCGGTCACGGTTCCGGCGAGAGCGAGCAGCGGCAGGTACGAAAACACCGCCGCCGAGCTCATGAAGACCGACGCCGCGGCGAGCTGCCCGACGTTGTGCATAACCGCGCCGGCGACGCTGACTCCGAAGACGGAGAGCTTCTCCTTGAACGCCGCCGTCAGCAGCCACATCGCCGTCATAGCGAGCAGTCCGCCCGTCAGCGAAAACGCGAGCGACGTGACCGAACCGAAAAGCAGCGCCGAGAGCGTGCATTTCAGCGCCGTAACGCCGTAGGCGTAAGCCGGCCCGTACTTCAGCAGCAGCACCAGCAGCGCGATGTTCGAGAGCCCGAGCTTGATCCCCGGCAGCGGTATCAGCAGCGAGAGGGGAAGCAGGTGCTCTATATATCCGAGTATCAGACAGAGCGCGGTCATCAGTCCGCAGACCGTCAGTTTCTTAACGCCGTTCTTCATGCCGTCACCCCGCTATCGCGTCGACGTCGGCTTCGGCGCCGACGATGCGGAGCGTAACTCCGTTCGGCAGGCAGACGGCGAGCTGTCCCGCCTTCGTCAGCCGTCCGGCGTGTACGCAGTCTTCATTGGGGCAGTTTGACGAGCTGAAAAACGCGCTTCCGTTCGCGATCGTAACCACGTTTTCATAGTCGCCGTTGACGATATATTCCGCGTCCGTGTCGAGCGGAAGCGTTGCGAGAACTTCGCCCCCGCGGCTGATCTCGGCGTAAAGCCGGTCTCCGCCCGCCTTCGGGAGCGTGAGCAGGAACACCGCCGCCGCGAGAAGCAGCGCCGCGGCGATGACGATCGCGTCGTGCCGTTTGAATTTCAAGCTCAGCTTACTTTTCATGAGTGTAATCTCCGCTCGTCAGCGTGAAACCGTCGAAGTCCGCGCCGACTGTGTAAATGCGCCTGTCCTTCGTGATGAATAGCGCGGAAACTCCCTCGTTCTGACACTTTCGCATCGCGTTCTCGAGCCCCAGGCAGAAGAGCGTCGTGGAGAGGTAGTCGCCGCGCGTTCCGCTGTCGGTGACGACGGTCACGCTGCGCAGGTCGTTGTCTATCGGGGATCCGAGCGCGGTGTCGAAGATGTGGCAGTAGCGCTTTCCGTCAAGCTCGAAATAGCGCTCGTAGTCGCCGGAGGAGGTTACGTACTTATCCTTCAGCGCGAGAGTGCCAACGTAGTCGTTCGCGCCGCCCTCGGGATCGCGTACGCCGACCGTGTAGGCGCTGCCGTCGGGCTTTTCGCCCATGACGTAGACGCTGCTGCCGACCTGTATCAGCGCGGATGAAACGCCGTCGGTGCGGAGCAGCTCGACCGCCTTGTCCGCGGCGTAGCCCTTTGCGATGCCGCCGAGGTCGCAGCTCATGCCTTCATAGGCGAATTTCGCCGTATTGCCGTCGACCGTCAGATACTTATACCCGACGCAGAGCATCGCGTCCGCGATCTGAGCGGGAGAGGGGAGAGTCGGGCGGCTGCCGCTCACGGTTTTGCCGTTGACGTCCCAGAGATCCGTTACGGGCGCTATCGTTATATCGAATACGCCGTCGGACTCAGCGCAGCAGGCGAGCGCCTCCTTCAGCAGTTCCGCGGTCTCGGCGCTCACCTCGGCGCCCGCCGCGCCGGAGGCGTTTAGCTTTCCGATATCGCTGTCCGCCTTCGTGCGCGAAAGCTTCGCGTCGAGCTCCGTCACGAGCCGCCCGGCCTTTTCGAGCGTTCCGTCGCCGCAGTAAGCGGTGAAGGTGACGAAGGTGTCCATCGCGAAGACTGTCGCGGTGCGGACTTCGGCCGCGCCGGATGAGCCGCCTTTTCCGCAGGCGGCGAGTGTGAATATGAGAGTCAGCGCGGAAAGCGCCGCGATTATCCTTTTCATCGGGAATCCTCCGTGAGAGTTTATACTTATATAATAGCACGGTTTGCGATTTTTTCAAGTAAAACGCGCTCGAAATCTTGACATATCCGCTTGTTTGTGAGATAATCTCAAACAGAGAAATGCGAAGACGCGTCAGCGCGTCCGTTTCATACGAAAGGTACGGGAAAGCAAATGAGAAAAGAGCTCGAAAAAACCTACGACCCCGGCAAAGTGGAAGACAGCATATACGACTTCTGGCTTAAGGGCAACTACTTCTCCGCGAAGGTCGATCCCGCGAAGAAACCCTACACGATCGTCATTCCCCCACCGAACGTGACCGGTCAGCTCCATATGGGACACGCCCTCGACGAAACGATGCAGGATATCCTTATCCGCACCCGCCGTATGCAGGGCTATTCCGCGCTGTGGATCCCCGGCACCGACCACGCCGGCATCGCCACGCAGATCGTCGTTGAAGCGGACCTCCGCAACAACGAGGGCAAAACGCGCTACGACCTCGGCAGAGAACGTTTCGTCCGCCGCGTCTGGGACTGGAAGGAGCTTTACGGCAGCCGCATCCTCAAGCAGCTGCGCAAGCTCGGCTCATCCTGCGACTGGAGCAGGGAACGCTTCACGATGGACGAGGGCTGCTCCGAGGCGGTCAAGGAGGTCTTCATCAACCTCTACAACAAGGGGCTCATCTACCGCGGCAACCGCATAATCAACTGGTGCCCGCGCTGCACGACCGCGCTTTCCGACGCGGAGGTCGAGTATAAGGAACAGCCCGGCCACTTCTGGCATATCAGATATCCCATCAAGGGCACGTCGAAATCGCTCGTCGTCGCCACCACGCGTCCCGAAACGATGCTCGGCGACACCGCGATCGCTGTCAACCTGAACGACGAACGCTACAAATCCATCGTCGGCAAGACCGCGATCCTGCCCCTCGTCGGCAGGGAAATACCCATCATCGCGGACGAATACGTCGATATGGAGTTCGGCACCGGCTGCGTGAAGATCACGCCCTGCCACGATCCCAACGACTTCGAGGTCGGCAAGCGCCACGGCCTTGAGGAAATACTCATCATGGACGAGAACGCTTGCATCAACGAGAACGGCGGCCGCTACTTCGGGCTCGACAGATACGCCGCCCGCAAGCAGATCGTTGCGGACCTCGAGAAGGAGGGCTACCTCGTCAAGATCGAGGATCACGTCCACAACGTCGGCGAATGCTACCGCTGCAAGACGACGGTCGAGCCGATCGCGTCGCGCCAGTGGTTCGTCAAGATGGCTCCGCTCGCAAAGCCCGCAATCGAAGCGGTCGAGAGCGGCGAGATCAAGTTCGTACCCGAGCGCTTCTCCAAGATATACATCAACTGGATGAACAACATCCACGACTGGTGCATCTCCCGCCAGCTTTGGTGGGGACACCGCATACCCGCGTATTACTGCGACGACTGCGGCGAGATGGTCGTTTCGAAAGAGAACGTCGCCGTCTGCCCGAAGTGCGGCTCGAAGCATATGCGCCAGGACGAGGACGTCCTCGATACCTGGTTCTCCTCCGCGCTCTGGCCGTTCTCGACGCTCGGCTGGCCGAAGCAGACCGCCGACCTCGACTATTTCTACCCGACGACGACGCTCGTGACGGCTTACGACATCATCTTCTTCTGGGTCGCGAGAATGATATTCTCCGGCCTCGAGCACACCGGCAAGCCGCCGTTCAAGACCGTATTCATCCACGGCCTCGTGCGCGACTCGCAGGGCAGGAAGATGTCGAAATCTCTCGGCAACGGCATCGATCCGCTGAAGGTCATCGAGCAGTACGGCGCGGACGCGCTCCGCTTCGCGCTCGCGACGAACAACTCGCCCGGCAACGATATGCGCTTCTCGGACGAGAAGGTCGAGGCGAGCCGCAACTTCGCCAACAAGCTCTGGAACGCCGCGCGCTTCGTGCTGATGAACCTGCACAGCGACGAAACCGCGCTTCCCGCAACGCTGACGCTTGACGACAAGTGGATACTCTCGAAGCTCAACAACGTCGTCGCCGACGTGACCGCGAACATCGACAAGTTCGAGCTCGGCATCGCGCTCGACAAGGTATACAGCTTCATCTGGGACGACTTCTGCGACTGGTACATTGAGCTTGCGAAGATACGCCTCTTCGCGGGCGGTGAGCAGGCCGCCGGAGCCGAGCGCGTGCTCGTCTACGTGCTCGACAAGATCCTGAAGCTGCTGCATCCCTTTATGCCGTTCATCACCGAGGAGATCTGGCAGAGCATCCCGCACGAGGGCAAGGCGCTCGTCGCCGCGCCCTGGCCGGAATACTCCGAAGCGCTCAACTTCGCCTCCGATGAGGAGAGCATGAATCTCATAATGGCGGCGATAAAGGAGATCCGCGCCAAGCGCGCCGCGATGAACATCCCGCTTTCGAAGAAGGCGGCGCTCTTCATCGAGACCGACAAGCCGGAGACATTCGCCAAGGGCGCGGAGTTCTTCAAGCGCCTCGCCGGAGTCAGCGAGATCGAGATAGAACGCGAGCTTTCCGTCGCCAACGCGCTGACGATGGTCGTGCCGTCCGCGAAGCTGATGATCCCGATGAACGAGCTGGTCGATCCCGAGAAGGAGCGCGCCCGCCTCAACAAGGAGAAGGCCGCGACCGAGAACGAGATCACGCGCTGCGAGAGCCGCCTGAACAACGAGGGCTTCATCTCGAAGGCGCCCGCGAAGCTCGTCGATGAGGAGCGCAAAAAGCTCGCCTCCCTCAAGGAGATGCTCGCGAAGATCGAGGATTCGCTCGCGAAACTGGGAGAGATCAAGTGACTTATTCCGAAGCATTGGAATATCTGCATTCCTACGGTCGGTTATCGCCGACCGTAGATTTGCATAGGATAAAAACCCTGCTTGAAGGCCTCGGCAACCCGCAGAATCACCTCAAGTTCCTGCATATCGCGGGCACGAACGGCAAGGGCTCTACCGCCGCGTTCTGCGCCTCAGCGCTGCAGGAGGCGGGCTACAAGACGGGGCTTTTCATCTCGCCCTACGTCGTGCGTTTCACCGAGCGCATACAGATAAACGGGAAGTATATCCCCGAGGAGCTCTTCGCCGCCGTGATGGAAAAGGTGAAGGAGGTCGCGGAAGCGGATCCGGATAACTACGTCGAGTTCGAGCTGCTGACCGCCGCGGCGATGGAGTGGTTCTTTCGCAACGGGTGCGATATAGTCGTGCTGGAGGCGGGGATAGGCGGCCGCCTCGACGCCACGAACGCCGTTATGACGACGGTCGTTTCGGTAATAACATCCGTTTCCTTCGACCACACCGAGCTGCTCGGCGACACGCTCGAAAAGATCGCGCTCGAGAAGGCGCAGATAATCAAGTCCGGCGGCTCCGTCGTCGTCTATCCGGAGCAGGCGGAGGAGGTCTTCGCCGCGATACGCGAAACGGCGGAGAAGAAACGCGCCGAGGTCATAATCCCCGACCTGATGCGCCTTCGCCGCAGGGAACACTTCTTCACCTACAAAAACAACGACTACGTGATCACGCTGCGCGGCGCGCATCAGACGCTCAACGCAGTGACCGCGATAGAAGCGCTCGACGAGCTGGCGTGCAGCGGCTTCTATAAGCTGACGCGCGAGAAGATCGCGCTCGGGCTGATGAAGGCGACGATGCCTGCGCGGTTCGAGACTGTCAGCGTCAAGCCGCCCGTCGTGCTTGACGGCGCGCACAACCCCTCCGGCATGGAGTCCCTCGCCGCGCTGCTGAAAAGCGAGTTCGGGGGCGTGCGCGTGACCGCCGTCGTCGCGATGATGAAGGACAAAAACGCCGCGGAATCGCTGAAACACCTCGCCGGCGTCGTAAACAAAGCGGTCGCCGTAAAGGTTGACAATCCGCGCTGTATGGAAGCGGAAGACCTGCGCGAACTCCTCGCAGGACTCGGCGTTGAGGCGTCCGCCGCGCCTTCGGTCGCGGAGGCGGTCGAAGCCGCCCGCGGCGATCCCGAAACCGGCGCGGTGATCGTCTGCGGCTCGCTGTATCTGGTTTCGGAGGCGAGAAAAATCTTCAAAGCCGACAAATAGCGTCAAAATATTCAAACCGGACGGGCTATACTCGTGTATAGCCCGTTTTTGTTATGCGCAAAATATGAGAGAACGGGGATGAGAGGTGAAAACGATGGAGTTGAAATACGAGCAGCGCGCCAACACGCTGACGCTTTCACTGCCGGCGGAGATCGACCACCACTCCGCGAAGCCGGTGCGCGAGGAGACGGACAGGTGGATCGCGAAGCTGCGTCCGGAGTCGGTTGTCATCGACTTTTCCGGCGTGAAGTTCATGGACAGCTCCGGCATCGGGCTGATACTCGGTCGCTACAACAAGGTCGCGCCCTACGGCGGCAGGGTGATAGTCGAATGCGCGGACAGGCGCACGCTTCAGCTGCTGCGGCTCGCGGGCGTGCAGAAGCTGGTTGAAATCAAATCCGCGGCCACTTGAGCCGCGGGGAAAGGAGAACATATGAAATACCTCAATTCGTTCAAGCTGCAGTTCGTCAGCCGTTCGTCAAACGAGGCCTTCTCGCGCAGCGCGGTGGCGGCGTTTCTCGCGCAGCTTGACCCGACGGTCGAGGAGCTTTCGGACATAAAGACCGCCGTTTCAGAAGCGGTCACCAACGCCATAGTTCACGGCTACGGCAATAAGCTCGGCGTCGTTTATATCAACGCCTACATACTCAAGGACCGTAAGATCGTCATCGACATCAAGGACAAGGGTAAAGGCATCGAGGACATACAGCGCGCGATGACGCCGCTTTTCACCACTTCGCCGGAGAGCGAACGCTCGGGGCTCGGCTTCACCGTTATGGAGGCGTTTATGGACAAGCTCCGCGTGCGTTCGAAGCCGGACAAAGGCACCGTGGTACATATGGTCAAAACGCTGAAGGCGAAGGAATGACCGAGCGCGATTACGACCGCATAGTGCGCGAGAACGTGCCGCTCGTCCACGCCGTCGCGTCGCGCTTCAAGGGCAGGGGCGCGGAGTACGACGACGTTTTCCAGGCGGGGTGTATCGGACTTTACAAAGCGGCGACGCGCTATGATGAAACGCTCGGCACGGCCTTCTCGACCTACGCGGTGCCGGTGATGATAGGGGAGATACGCATGCTTTTCCGCGCCGGCGGCTCCGTCAAGGTCGGGCGTGCCGTAAAAGCGCTTGCCGCCGCCGCGCTCGCGGAAAAGGAGCGCATCGAGAAGGAGACCGGCGCCGAAGCCCGCCTCGGCGAGATCGCAGCCGTGCTGGGCGAAACTCCCGAACGCGTCGCCTTCGCGCTGACCGCCTGCGCTCCAGTCGCCTCCATCGATGCGGACGAAAGCGCCTCATACGCCGCACCGGACGAAACGGAAAACGCATTACTCCGCGCCGACCTCTGCCGCGCGCTCGCGCTGCTCGAGCCGCTCGAGCGGCGGATCATCCTGCTGCGCTACCGCCACGAGCTTTCGCAGTCGGGCGTCGGGCGCGTCCTGTCGATGACGCAGGTGCAGGTCTCCCGCCGCGAAAAGAAGGTGCTGGAAAAACTTCGTGCCATTCTCGCTTGACTGCCGCATCGCTTTCGTGTTATAATATACATGTAACAATGCGAAGCGCGGAGGTGAGCGTATGAACGAAGTCGAAAAAGAAGGTCTGACTCCGGAGGAGATCGAACGTTTGGAGCGCGAGGAGCGCCGCCGCAACGTCGAGGCGCAGCTCGAGGACTTCAGGGCGGAGGTCAAGGCCGACGACGAAAAACGCGAAAAGCGGCGCGAGGAACGCCGCCGTTTCCGCGCGCGGCTTTATTATATCCTGCTCGCTTTGCTTATAATCGGCATCGTCGCGTTCCTCGTGATCAAACGCGACCTGATCTGGAACTGACGCCGCTTTCTTCTGTCATCCTGAGCCCGAAGGGCGAAGGATATCCCGCCCTTCGCAGTGCGTCCGCATATGGAAGGGGATTCCTCGTCGCCCGCGGCTCCTCTGAATGACAACACAACACAAGCGCAACAAAAAAACCGGAGCGGACGCTTTGCCCGATCCGGTTTTGCTTATTCGCTTACTGTTTCATTCCGCCGACGGAAGCTCAAACCAGAAGGTCGTACCGACGCCGAGCGTGCTGTCGACGCCGTAGAGGGCGTGGTGCGCGTCGAGGATGTTCTTGACGATCGCGAGGCCGAGGCCTGTGCCGACTATCTTTCTGACGCCGGCTTCGCCCTTGTAGTAGCGGTCGAAGATGCGCGGCAGATCCTCCTTCGAGATGCCGCTGCCGGTGTCGGTGACCGAGAAATGCACCGTTTCACCGTTTTTTTCGGCGCGGAGGGTTATCCTTCCGCCTGCCTTCGTGTGGTTGAAGGCGTTGTTTATGAGGTTATAAAACACCTGCTCCAGCCGCGGCAGATCTCCGACGGCGATAAGCTCTTCACTGCATTCCGCGGCGGTTGCGACACCGCTTTTCGCGCTCAGGTCGTCGTAGCGCGAAATGATATCCGCGAACGCCCTGCCGACGTTGAACGGCGCGGGCGAAACGGTTATCGAACCCGACTGCAGCTTCGAGAGGTCGAGCATATCGCTTACGATTCTGTCGAGCCGTTCGGTCTCGTCGATGATAATGCCGAGCTGGCGTTCGCGCTTCTCCTTATTATCGCCGGTAACGTCGCGGAGCGTTTCCGCGTATCCTCTTATTAAGCTCAGCGGAGTGCGCAGGTCGTGCGAAACGTTTGCGATCAGGTCCTTGCGCAGCTCGTCCGTCTTGGAAAGCTCGCCCGCCATGTAGTTGACCGACTCCGCGAGCGAACCGATCTCGTCGCTCGAGCTGACGTCGAGCTTGACGGAATAGTCGCCCTCCGCGATGCGCCGAGTCGCCTTCTCGATGCGTAGAATCGGTTTAGTCAGCGTGCGCGAAATGATGAACGAAATGATCAGCGCGAGCGCGAGCAGTACCACCGTGGTGATTATCAGCTGCCGCTGGAGTATGTTTACAGTCGTGCCGACCGGCGCGAGCGAAACGCTTATCATCAGCGCGCCGTAGCTGCCGTCGGAATAGCGATAGGGGATGCCCTTTATCGCGACGTCGGCGGCGAACTTCGGATGCGTCGTCGTGCCGGTGTACTCCCTTCCGGAGAGCGCCGTGAGCACGGCTTCGCGGAAGACGCCGTTCGACGCAAGTGAAGACGGCGT includes these proteins:
- a CDS encoding electron transfer flavoprotein subunit alpha/FixB family protein, translated to MKLTDESERNNYKNVWTLSEMIDGAAHPVSYELLGAARALAEARGCEVWAVALGNAVAEETAAELIARGADKVIAIEDPALAAFNDELECNILERLVREYRPEILLGAATTRGRALIPRLAGALYTGLTADCTQLEIDPETGDLLQTRPAFGGNIMATIRSGGFRPQMATVRPKVMKALRSDPDRRGTVLRENLEESDFRGAKEVLESVKTYDNAVNISDARIIVAGGRAMNGPDGFKFLERLAEKLGGAVAASRAAVDNGWIAYPHQVGQTGQTVQADLYIACGISGQIQHLVGIQSCKTIVAIDVDDTTPMMKLADIAIKGDLFEVVPEIINELDKRRADNADHR
- a CDS encoding dihydropteroate synthase, producing the protein MLIIGEKLNGAIKSVAEAIRNRDAAFIRDLATKQLERRADYIDVCSGVPDGDADVLKWMIELIQEDHPDVRFSLDSPNTDTIVSCIPLCKNPGFINSVSLEGDKIDKIAGALAGRDDWKIIALLLDETGMPETVGKRMENFGGIVKKIEEYKLDMDRFYFDPLVFSIGTSPDSFVNFIGTAKLIREQYPKAHIVSGLSNISFGLPSRKTINQAFLVGAMMSGMDSAIIDSLSRDMMGAVYAAEALLGVDEYCVGYLDAFREDMFGIQKQG
- a CDS encoding helix-turn-helix transcriptional regulator, which encodes MAINGYPLRGLVKIRKAKGLNQLKVAMDLSISREALSHYETGKRSPDIQTLLRLSDYFGVSIDYLIKGE
- a CDS encoding Gx transporter family protein: MKNGVKKLTVCGLMTALCLILGYIEHLLPLSLLIPLPGIKLGLSNIALLVLLLKYGPAYAYGVTALKCTLSALLFGSVTSLAFSLTGGLLAMTAMWLLTAAFKEKLSVFGVSVAGAVMHNVGQLAAASVFMSSAAVFSYLPLLALAGTVTGLATAAVTSRALHLTGYDKE
- a CDS encoding NusG domain II-containing protein, whose amino-acid sequence is MKSKLSLKFKRHDAIVIAAALLLAAAVFLLTLPKAGGDRLYAEISRGGEVLATLPLDTDAEYIVNGDYENVVTIANGSAFFSSSNCPNEDCVHAGRLTKAGQLAVCLPNGVTLRIVGAEADVDAIAG
- a CDS encoding FAD:protein FMN transferase; its protein translation is MKRIIAALSALTLIFTLAACGKGGSSGAAEVRTATVFAMDTFVTFTAYCGDGTLEKAGRLVTELDAKLSRTKADSDIGKLNASGAAGAEVSAETAELLKEALACCAESDGVFDITIAPVTDLWDVNGKTVSGSRPTLPSPAQIADAMLCVGYKYLTVDGNTAKFAYEGMSCDLGGIAKGYAADKAVELLRTDGVSSALIQVGSSVYVMGEKPDGSAYTVGVRDPEGGANDYVGTLALKDKYVTSSGDYERYFELDGKRYCHIFDTALGSPIDNDLRSVTVVTDSGTRGDYLSTTLFCLGLENAMRKCQNEGVSALFITKDRRIYTVGADFDGFTLTSGDYTHEK
- a CDS encoding valine--tRNA ligase; the protein is MRKELEKTYDPGKVEDSIYDFWLKGNYFSAKVDPAKKPYTIVIPPPNVTGQLHMGHALDETMQDILIRTRRMQGYSALWIPGTDHAGIATQIVVEADLRNNEGKTRYDLGRERFVRRVWDWKELYGSRILKQLRKLGSSCDWSRERFTMDEGCSEAVKEVFINLYNKGLIYRGNRIINWCPRCTTALSDAEVEYKEQPGHFWHIRYPIKGTSKSLVVATTRPETMLGDTAIAVNLNDERYKSIVGKTAILPLVGREIPIIADEYVDMEFGTGCVKITPCHDPNDFEVGKRHGLEEILIMDENACINENGGRYFGLDRYAARKQIVADLEKEGYLVKIEDHVHNVGECYRCKTTVEPIASRQWFVKMAPLAKPAIEAVESGEIKFVPERFSKIYINWMNNIHDWCISRQLWWGHRIPAYYCDDCGEMVVSKENVAVCPKCGSKHMRQDEDVLDTWFSSALWPFSTLGWPKQTADLDYFYPTTTLVTAYDIIFFWVARMIFSGLEHTGKPPFKTVFIHGLVRDSQGRKMSKSLGNGIDPLKVIEQYGADALRFALATNNSPGNDMRFSDEKVEASRNFANKLWNAARFVLMNLHSDETALPATLTLDDKWILSKLNNVVADVTANIDKFELGIALDKVYSFIWDDFCDWYIELAKIRLFAGGEQAAGAERVLVYVLDKILKLLHPFMPFITEEIWQSIPHEGKALVAAPWPEYSEALNFASDEESMNLIMAAIKEIRAKRAAMNIPLSKKAALFIETDKPETFAKGAEFFKRLAGVSEIEIERELSVANALTMVVPSAKLMIPMNELVDPEKERARLNKEKAATENEITRCESRLNNEGFISKAPAKLVDEERKKLASLKEMLAKIEDSLAKLGEIK
- a CDS encoding bifunctional folylpolyglutamate synthase/dihydrofolate synthase; translation: MTYSEALEYLHSYGRLSPTVDLHRIKTLLEGLGNPQNHLKFLHIAGTNGKGSTAAFCASALQEAGYKTGLFISPYVVRFTERIQINGKYIPEELFAAVMEKVKEVAEADPDNYVEFELLTAAAMEWFFRNGCDIVVLEAGIGGRLDATNAVMTTVVSVITSVSFDHTELLGDTLEKIALEKAQIIKSGGSVVVYPEQAEEVFAAIRETAEKKRAEVIIPDLMRLRRREHFFTYKNNDYVITLRGAHQTLNAVTAIEALDELACSGFYKLTREKIALGLMKATMPARFETVSVKPPVVLDGAHNPSGMESLAALLKSEFGGVRVTAVVAMMKDKNAAESLKHLAGVVNKAVAVKVDNPRCMEAEDLRELLAGLGVEASAAPSVAEAVEAARGDPETGAVIVCGSLYLVSEARKIFKADK
- a CDS encoding STAS domain-containing protein, which codes for MELKYEQRANTLTLSLPAEIDHHSAKPVREETDRWIAKLRPESVVIDFSGVKFMDSSGIGLILGRYNKVAPYGGRVIVECADRRTLQLLRLAGVQKLVEIKSAAT
- the spoIIAB gene encoding anti-sigma F factor, producing the protein MKYLNSFKLQFVSRSSNEAFSRSAVAAFLAQLDPTVEELSDIKTAVSEAVTNAIVHGYGNKLGVVYINAYILKDRKIVIDIKDKGKGIEDIQRAMTPLFTTSPESERSGLGFTVMEAFMDKLRVRSKPDKGTVVHMVKTLKAKE
- a CDS encoding sigma-70 family RNA polymerase sigma factor, encoding MTERDYDRIVRENVPLVHAVASRFKGRGAEYDDVFQAGCIGLYKAATRYDETLGTAFSTYAVPVMIGEIRMLFRAGGSVKVGRAVKALAAAALAEKERIEKETGAEARLGEIAAVLGETPERVAFALTACAPVASIDADESASYAAPDETENALLRADLCRALALLEPLERRIILLRYRHELSQSGVGRVLSMTQVQVSRREKKVLEKLRAILA